In Thalassophryne amazonica chromosome 4, fThaAma1.1, whole genome shotgun sequence, a genomic segment contains:
- the LOC117509037 gene encoding claudin-3-like → MERQLELAALVLGLTGWLCAVLTRCLALWNVSGTLDNTTATLPVYWDGVWLEWDHWDFGHDGSLHCSFYKSLMSLSGSLRTWRALIMAAIGAGALAVVTGTVGAVFFPKRGQIKVLSGALFVLCAILLLVPVAWTCHHTSQPLESAVLLRRTWGPALYLGWTSFALMLMGGTFLASSWCIFKAEVQQVDQSTDLNV, encoded by the coding sequence ATGGAGCGGCAGCTGGAGCTGGCGGCTTTGGTTCTGGGCCTCACCGGGTGGCTCTGTGCCGTTCTGACGCGTTGCCTCGCTCTGTGGAACGTCAGCGGCACCCTGGACAACACCACAGCCACTCTGCCTGTCTACTGGGACGGGGTGTGGCTGGAATGGGACCACTGGGACTTCGGCCATGATGGGAGCCTGCACTGCTCCTTCTACAAGTCCCTCATGTCTCTGTCTGGGAGCTTACGTACGTGGAGAGCGCTCATCATGGCTGCCATCGGAGCCGGGGCTTTGGCTGTGGTGACGGGTACAGTCGGGGCCGTGTTCTTCCCCAAGCGGGGCCAGATCAAGGTGCTTTCTGGTGCTCTCTTTGTGCTGTGTGCGATCCTGCTGCTGGTTCCCGTGGCGTGGACGTGCCATCACACCAGTCAGCCACTGGAGAGCGCTGTTCTGCTGCGGCGAACCTGGGGTCCGGCGCTGTACCTCGGCTGGACCTCCTTTGCCCTGATGCTGATGGGGGGCACGTTTCTGGCCTCCAGTTGGTGCATTTTTAAAGCTGAAGTGCAGCAGGTGgaccagagcacagacctgaacgTTTAG